The Camelina sativa cultivar DH55 chromosome 14, Cs, whole genome shotgun sequence genome includes a window with the following:
- the LOC104742399 gene encoding uncharacterized protein LOC104742399 — protein IVFFKNHSSLIFFSSRTRSLLLRRMEEEEEDRAKKQISVLSSKRSQTANTNVAVTASSEVAFNVCCLCVYCPLCVLWCCIKQPCTIGWRAILSAKRKLSGCSGCGRSFSRRVLAADYSSFSDIDSDDVNCKAHHNCSKRNR, from the coding sequence aTCGTCTTCTTTAAAAACCATtcatctttaatctttttttcttcaagaaCACGATCTCTCCTCCTTAGAcgaatggaagaagaagaagaagaccgagcaaagaaacaaatctcTGTTTTGTCTTCAAAAAGATCCCAAACAGCAAACACAAACGTAGCTGTCACGGCTTCGTCGGAGGTGGCGTTTAACGTTTGTTGCTTATGTGTTTATTGTCCTCTTTGCGTTCTTTGGTGCTGCATCAAACAGCCTTGTACGATTGGATGGAGAGCCATCCTAAGTGCCAAACGCAAATTAAGCGGTTGCAGCGGCTGCGGTAGAAGCTTTAGCAGGAGGGTTTTGGCAGCTGATTATTCGTCGTTTTCGGATATTGATTCGGATGATGTGAATTGCAAAGCGCATCATAATTGCTCAAAACGTAACCGGTGA